The proteins below come from a single Pseudomonas chlororaphis genomic window:
- a CDS encoding acyl-CoA dehydrogenase encodes MKKPNPLLEDLKPLLPIIAANAFQAEQDRSVPAENIALLKGIGLHRAFQPRAYGGLEISLPQFADCIALLAGACASTAWAMSLLCTHSHQLAMFPAKTQEEIWGADPDATASSSIAPFGRTEEVEGGVMFSGEMGWSSGCDHAEWAIVGFRRKNAEGTQDYCFAVLPRRDYEIRDDWFAVGMRGSGSKTLIITNVFVPEHRIQKAKDMMEGKSGGFGLYPDSKIFYSPYRPYFASGFSTVSLGVAERMLEVFREKTRNRVRAYTGAAVGAATPALMRLAESTHQVAAARAFLEKTWQDHAEHGERHEYPSRETLAFWRTNQGYATKMCIQAVDRLMEAAGGGAWFESNELQRLFRDAHLTGAHAYTDYDVCAQILGRELMGLEPDPSMV; translated from the coding sequence ATGAAAAAGCCAAACCCGTTGCTCGAAGACCTCAAGCCCCTCCTGCCGATCATTGCCGCCAATGCCTTCCAGGCGGAGCAGGACCGTAGCGTTCCTGCCGAGAACATCGCCTTGCTCAAGGGCATCGGCCTGCATCGGGCTTTCCAGCCTAGGGCGTATGGCGGCCTGGAGATTTCCCTGCCGCAGTTTGCCGATTGCATCGCGCTGCTGGCCGGCGCCTGTGCCAGCACGGCCTGGGCCATGAGCCTGTTGTGCACCCACAGCCATCAGTTGGCGATGTTCCCGGCCAAGACCCAGGAAGAAATCTGGGGTGCCGATCCCGATGCCACCGCCAGCAGCAGCATCGCGCCGTTTGGCCGCACCGAGGAAGTCGAGGGCGGCGTGATGTTCAGCGGCGAAATGGGCTGGAGCAGCGGCTGTGACCATGCCGAGTGGGCCATTGTCGGATTTCGCCGCAAGAACGCCGAAGGCACCCAGGACTATTGCTTCGCCGTGTTGCCTCGCCGCGACTATGAGATTCGTGACGACTGGTTCGCCGTGGGCATGCGCGGCAGTGGCAGCAAGACCCTGATCATCACCAACGTGTTCGTGCCGGAGCATCGGATCCAGAAGGCCAAGGACATGATGGAAGGCAAGTCCGGCGGCTTCGGCCTGTACCCCGACAGCAAGATTTTCTACTCGCCGTACCGGCCCTATTTTGCCAGCGGTTTCTCCACGGTCAGCCTGGGCGTGGCCGAGCGCATGCTCGAAGTGTTTCGCGAGAAAACCCGCAACCGTGTGCGGGCCTACACCGGTGCGGCCGTGGGCGCTGCCACCCCGGCGCTGATGCGCCTGGCCGAGTCCACACACCAGGTGGCGGCGGCGCGGGCTTTTCTCGAAAAAACCTGGCAGGACCACGCCGAGCACGGAGAACGCCACGAGTACCCGAGCCGGGAAACCCTGGCGTTCTGGCGGACCAACCAGGGCTATGCCACCAAGATGTGCATCCAGGCAGTGGACCGGCTGATGGAAGCGGCCGGCGGCGGCGCCTGGTTCGAGTCCAACGAGCTGCAACGGCTGTTTCGCGATGCGCACCTCACCGGTGCGCATGCCTACACCGACTACGACGTCTGCGCGCAGATCCTCGGGCGTGAGCTGATGGGCCTGGAACCCGATCCCAGCATGGTCTGA
- a CDS encoding flavin oxidoreductase — protein MSNDCDTAFDTRAFRRALGNFATGVTVVTAATEDGRKVGVTANSFNSVSLDPPLILWSIDKRSSSHGVFEAASHFAVNVLAADQIDLSNNFARPREDRFAEIEFDNGEGGAPVFADCAARFHCEKFQQVDGGDHWIMLGKVVAFDDFGRSPLLYHQGAYSMVLPHTRMTRREEGQAPSSHFQGRLSHNLYYLMTQALRAYQASYQPRQLSTGLRTSEARMLMVLENDAGLNLVDLQREVAMPVREIEEAVANLKRKGLVSDDGDRVRLTVKGIDETEGLWAIAREQQDKVFGQFGEAQVEHFKAVLKGVIKGA, from the coding sequence ATGTCCAATGATTGCGATACCGCGTTCGATACCCGCGCATTCCGCCGCGCCCTGGGCAATTTTGCCACCGGTGTGACCGTGGTCACCGCCGCGACGGAAGATGGCCGCAAGGTCGGCGTGACGGCCAACAGCTTCAATTCGGTGTCCCTGGATCCGCCGTTGATTCTCTGGAGTATCGACAAGCGCTCCAGCAGCCACGGCGTGTTCGAAGCCGCCAGCCACTTTGCGGTAAACGTATTGGCCGCCGACCAGATCGACCTGTCGAACAACTTCGCCCGGCCCAGGGAGGATCGCTTCGCCGAGATCGAATTCGACAACGGCGAGGGCGGGGCGCCGGTGTTTGCCGATTGCGCCGCGCGGTTTCACTGTGAAAAATTCCAGCAGGTGGACGGTGGCGATCACTGGATCATGCTGGGCAAGGTCGTGGCCTTCGACGATTTCGGCCGTTCGCCGTTGCTTTATCACCAGGGCGCCTACTCGATGGTCCTGCCCCACACGCGCATGACGCGGCGCGAAGAGGGGCAGGCGCCCAGCAGCCACTTCCAGGGCCGTTTGAGTCACAACCTCTACTACCTGATGACCCAGGCACTGCGGGCCTACCAGGCCAGTTACCAGCCCCGCCAATTGTCCACGGGGCTGCGCACCAGCGAAGCGCGAATGCTGATGGTGCTGGAAAATGACGCCGGGCTGAACCTGGTCGACCTGCAGCGAGAAGTGGCGATGCCGGTGCGCGAGATCGAAGAAGCCGTGGCCAACCTCAAGCGCAAGGGCCTGGTGAGCGATGATGGCGACCGGGTCCGCCTGACCGTCAAGGGCATCGATGAGACCGAAGGGCTCTGGGCCATTGCCAGGGAACAGCAGGACAAGGTGTTCGGCCAGTTCGGCGAGGCCCAGGTGGAGCATTTCAAGGCGGTGCTCAAAGGGGTGATCAAGGGCGCTTGA
- a CDS encoding homoprotocatechuate degradative operon repressor, with amino-acid sequence MPKLRQSLTLTLLQAREAAMGFFRPSLNQHGLTEQQWRVIRILSQHAELEINRLAELACILKPSMTGVLVRMEAAGMVVRRKAEQDQRRVLVRLAPQGQACFDSMSHSMEANYQRLQEKLGEEKLQTLLVLLNELKAVRR; translated from the coding sequence ATGCCCAAGCTGCGCCAATCCTTGACCCTGACCCTGCTACAGGCCCGTGAAGCGGCCATGGGGTTTTTCCGTCCTTCCCTCAATCAACACGGCCTGACCGAACAGCAATGGCGGGTCATCCGCATCCTCAGCCAGCACGCGGAGCTGGAGATCAATCGCCTGGCCGAACTGGCCTGCATCCTCAAGCCCAGCATGACCGGCGTGCTGGTGCGCATGGAGGCTGCGGGCATGGTTGTTCGGCGCAAGGCCGAGCAGGATCAGCGGCGCGTACTGGTGCGCCTGGCACCACAAGGGCAGGCGTGCTTCGACTCGATGAGCCACAGCATGGAGGCCAACTACCAGCGCTTGCAGGAGAAACTGGGGGAGGAGAAGTTGCAGACGTTATTGGTGTTGCTGAATGAGTTGAAGGCGGTCAGGCGCTGA
- a CDS encoding 2-keto-3-deoxy-L-rhamnonate aldolase (catalyzes the retro-aldol cleavage of 2-keto-3-deoxy-L-rhamnonate to pyruvate and lactaldehyde), which translates to MDMPINTFKQRLKSGEAQIGLWLGLADAYCAELAANAGFDWLLIDGEHAPNDVRTLLGQLQAVAPYASQPVIRPVVGDTALIKQVLDLGVQTLLVPMVESAAQARELVRAIHYPPSGVRGVGSALARASRWNSIPGYLDKADEQMCLLVQIESREGLANLDAIASVDGVDGVFIGPADLSASMGFRGNPGHPDVQAAIEDAIARIRKAGKAAGILSADEKLARRYIELGAAFVAVGVDTTVLMRGLQSLASAFKGVPKPAAGGVY; encoded by the coding sequence ATGGACATGCCGATCAACACGTTCAAACAACGGCTGAAAAGCGGCGAGGCGCAGATTGGCCTCTGGCTCGGACTGGCCGACGCCTACTGCGCCGAGCTGGCTGCCAATGCCGGTTTCGACTGGCTGCTGATCGACGGTGAACACGCGCCCAACGACGTGCGCACCCTGCTCGGCCAGCTCCAGGCCGTGGCGCCCTACGCCAGCCAACCGGTGATTCGCCCGGTGGTGGGTGACACGGCGCTGATCAAACAAGTGCTCGACCTCGGCGTACAGACCCTGCTGGTGCCGATGGTGGAAAGCGCCGCGCAGGCCCGCGAGCTGGTGCGCGCCATCCATTACCCGCCCAGCGGGGTGCGTGGTGTCGGCAGCGCGCTGGCTCGCGCGTCGCGCTGGAACAGCATCCCCGGTTACCTGGACAAGGCCGATGAACAGATGTGCCTGCTGGTGCAGATCGAAAGCCGCGAGGGTCTGGCCAATCTCGACGCCATTGCCTCGGTGGACGGCGTGGACGGGGTGTTCATCGGCCCGGCGGACCTGAGTGCGTCCATGGGGTTTCGCGGCAATCCGGGGCATCCGGACGTGCAAGCAGCCATCGAAGACGCCATCGCCCGCATTCGCAAGGCCGGCAAGGCCGCCGGAATCCTCAGTGCCGACGAAAAACTGGCCCGGCGCTACATCGAGCTGGGGGCAGCGTTCGTAGCCGTCGGAGTGGACACGACCGTGCTGATGCGCGGCCTTCAAAGCCTGGCGTCGGCGTTCAAGGGTGTGCCAAAGCCTGCGGCGGGTGGGGTGTACTGA
- a CDS encoding 2-oxo-hepta-3-ene-1,7-dioate hydratase — translation MLDQSLIQQAAARLDHAERSREQVRQFSLDHPAITLDDAYAIQRAWVAQKINDGRKLVGHKIGLTSRAMQVSSNITEPDYGALLDDMFFDEGTDIPFSRFIVPRVEVELAFILGKPLKGPNVTVFDVLDATEWVIPALEIIDARIQQIDPQTQATRKVFDTISDNAANAGVVMGGRAVRPTEIDLRKVPAVLYRNGVIEESGVSAAVLNHPAKGVAWLANKLAAYDVTLQPGQIILGGSFTRPVAANPGDTFHVDYDMLGSIACRFV, via the coding sequence ATGCTCGATCAAAGCCTCATCCAGCAAGCCGCTGCCCGCCTCGACCACGCCGAGCGTTCCCGGGAGCAGGTGCGCCAGTTTTCCCTCGATCACCCGGCCATCACCCTCGATGACGCCTACGCCATCCAGCGCGCCTGGGTGGCGCAGAAAATCAACGACGGGCGCAAGCTGGTCGGCCACAAGATCGGCCTGACCTCCCGGGCCATGCAAGTGTCCTCGAACATCACCGAGCCGGACTACGGCGCGCTGCTGGATGACATGTTCTTCGACGAAGGCACCGACATTCCCTTCTCGCGCTTCATCGTGCCGCGAGTGGAAGTCGAACTGGCGTTCATCCTCGGCAAACCGTTGAAAGGCCCGAACGTCACGGTGTTCGACGTACTGGATGCCACTGAATGGGTGATCCCGGCACTGGAAATCATCGACGCACGCATCCAGCAGATCGACCCGCAGACCCAGGCCACCCGCAAAGTCTTCGACACCATTTCCGACAACGCGGCCAACGCTGGCGTGGTCATGGGCGGACGTGCGGTGCGCCCCACCGAGATCGACCTGCGCAAGGTGCCGGCGGTGCTCTACCGCAACGGCGTGATCGAAGAGTCCGGCGTCTCGGCGGCGGTGCTCAATCACCCGGCCAAGGGCGTGGCCTGGCTGGCGAACAAGCTGGCGGCCTATGACGTCACCCTGCAACCGGGGCAGATCATCCTCGGTGGCTCCTTCACCCGCCCGGTGGCGGCCAACCCGGGCGATACCTTCCATGTCGACTACGACATGCTTGGCTCCATCGCTTGCCGTTTCGTCTGA
- a CDS encoding major facilitator transporter codes for MSTANPAGTAGSVVHDRTHATITWRLMPLLLVCYLFAHLDRINIGFAKMQMSADLQFSDTVYGFGAGLFFIAYALFGVPSNMALDRVGPRRWIATLMVVWGALSTGMFLIESAAGFYLLRFLLGVAEAGFFPGILVFLNRWYPARRRAQVTALFAIAVPMAGVIGGPLSGAILEHFHDVGGLRGWQWMFVIEGLPVILLGLVVLKCLPDSYQSVSWLSPHAKQHLREQLSVEEQRKSITSFSAILANPQVWLLVAVYFAVMLAVNTLAFWMPTLIHGAGIGSEGQVGLLSAVPYLAGCFFMIGCGRSSDRHRERRWHLCVPLLMAAAGIAIAGLSPGNPTLVLGGLIVAGMGASAALPMFWQLPPAFLSNNTQAAGIALISSFGSIASFFAPYLIGWMRDTTQSASLALYVLALFITLGGLLVLRTRAAVVNPQ; via the coding sequence ATGAGCACAGCCAATCCCGCTGGCACTGCCGGCTCCGTCGTGCACGACCGCACCCATGCCACGATCACCTGGCGGCTGATGCCGTTGTTGCTGGTCTGCTACCTGTTCGCCCATCTGGACCGGATCAACATCGGCTTTGCCAAGATGCAGATGAGCGCCGACCTGCAGTTCAGCGACACGGTCTACGGCTTCGGCGCCGGCCTGTTCTTCATCGCCTATGCGCTGTTCGGCGTGCCGAGCAACATGGCCCTGGACCGGGTCGGCCCGCGCCGCTGGATCGCCACGCTGATGGTGGTCTGGGGGGCCTTGTCCACCGGCATGTTCCTGATTGAAAGCGCCGCCGGTTTCTACCTGCTGCGGTTTCTGCTGGGGGTGGCCGAAGCCGGGTTCTTCCCGGGGATCCTGGTGTTCCTCAACCGCTGGTACCCGGCACGCCGGCGCGCCCAGGTGACCGCGCTGTTCGCCATCGCCGTGCCGATGGCGGGCGTGATCGGCGGGCCGCTGTCGGGGGCGATCCTCGAACATTTCCACGATGTCGGCGGCCTGCGTGGCTGGCAATGGATGTTCGTCATCGAGGGGCTGCCGGTGATCCTCCTGGGCCTGGTCGTACTCAAGTGCCTGCCCGACAGTTACCAAAGCGTCAGCTGGCTCTCACCCCACGCCAAGCAGCACCTGCGCGAACAACTGAGCGTGGAGGAACAGCGAAAATCCATCACCTCGTTTTCGGCGATCCTCGCTAACCCCCAGGTCTGGTTGCTGGTGGCGGTGTACTTCGCCGTGATGCTGGCGGTGAACACCCTGGCTTTCTGGATGCCCACTCTGATCCACGGCGCCGGCATCGGCAGCGAAGGCCAGGTCGGCCTGCTCAGCGCGGTGCCTTACCTGGCCGGTTGCTTCTTCATGATCGGTTGTGGCCGCTCCTCCGACCGCCACCGCGAACGTCGCTGGCACCTCTGCGTACCGTTGTTGATGGCGGCAGCCGGTATCGCTATCGCCGGGCTCTCTCCCGGCAATCCGACCCTGGTGCTCGGCGGCCTGATTGTCGCCGGCATGGGCGCCAGCGCGGCGTTGCCGATGTTCTGGCAACTGCCGCCGGCGTTTCTCTCCAACAACACCCAGGCCGCCGGAATCGCCCTGATCAGTTCCTTTGGCAGCATCGCCTCATTCTTCGCGCCGTACCTCATCGGCTGGATGCGGGACACCACGCAGAGCGCCAGCCTGGCCCTGTATGTCCTGGCGCTGTTCATCACCCTGGGTGGCCTGCTGGTGCTGCGCACCCGGGCCGCCGTCGTCAATCCTCAATAG
- a CDS encoding 5-carboxymethyl-2-hydroxymuconate isomerase, which produces MPHFIAEYTDNIEHQADLPGLFEKVHALLGDSGVFPLGGIRSRGVRLDTWRMADAKHDYAFVHMTLKVGHGRDLATREKVAQKLFEVITAHFADLQAQRLLALSFEMIELHEHLNFKANNVHAFLKAQAG; this is translated from the coding sequence ATGCCGCACTTCATCGCTGAATACACCGACAACATCGAACACCAGGCCGATTTGCCCGGCCTGTTTGAAAAGGTCCACGCCCTGCTCGGCGACAGCGGCGTGTTCCCCCTCGGCGGCATCCGCAGCCGGGGGGTGCGCCTGGACACCTGGCGCATGGCCGACGCCAAGCACGACTACGCCTTCGTGCACATGACGTTGAAAGTCGGCCATGGCCGCGACCTCGCCACCCGCGAGAAGGTCGCGCAGAAACTCTTCGAGGTGATCACTGCGCACTTCGCCGACTTGCAGGCCCAGCGTCTGCTGGCCCTGTCGTTCGAGATGATCGAGTTGCACGAGCACCTCAACTTCAAGGCCAACAACGTCCATGCCTTCCTCAAGGCCCAGGCGGGATAG